ATTATATTAGCTGAGGAACCTGGTGGCAGCATCAGATAATAACAACACAGCTGCATGGAAAATAAACACAGAACAAAACCTCACTGGAAATGCAATCAATAGACTAACCTTGGCCACCACTGGCTCCAATTTTGAGACATCAAATCTATACTCTGCGAGAAATCTAGATGGCAACAAAAAAGGGTGTTAGTaattagtaataattaaaatggattACCAATGGATACTAATATGTTCATGTATCAAATTGATAAAATCCAAGGAGGTGATTGTAACTCGATCTATAAAGCAAGCCAATTGCAATATAACATCACCATGAAGCATATCATAACCACAACACACCAAAATGGAAGGATCAGTAAATAGTCTATGTTATACTTTCTCCATATGTACCATATCATCCTCACAAAATGAAACattttctttgtaaaatcctcAAAGTCAACATGCAATCCCAAGCTGTTCTTCCCACAAATGGCCAGTGAATTTAGATTCCTTTCTTCATACTCCTTTTGgagcttttcttttcttaatgatAGAATAGGAGTAGCAAAATCTGCAATTATACTATACAGACATTGAAAAGTTGATAAGTACAAGCAACACCATAGGATTTTTCCTaccatgataaatatttttcgtGTCTATTTATACTAACCATGGATTTTATAAAGTACCACTTGTTCATCAAAACTTTCAACAGACATTGTAATTTATTGAATACAAGGTGATACATTCAGCATTGGGTTTTCCTAAACACTGAATATAATGAGCGAAAACAATAAGAAATTAGAAAACTATAACTACCTTGCTTGATCGTCACTATAAACAGGTTCATATGGCAGAGATGTCTTGCCCTGCAAAAGAAATGGAAACAATACTAAAACCAATGCTGGAAAAGACATGGGCATAATATGCAAAGGGAAATTATGATTGACCATGAACCACACATAGCCACCCACTATGCTAATACATCAAAACTGAATGAGATTTAATTCAGAAGGTACCCAacccaataaaaaagaaaaacatagttCTGTCAATACCAAATACCAATCAAGATTATCCACGACAGACAAAATACTTCACATTCCTCTTAAGATAGCAGccaaataattacaaattttgaatCTTAGTGTCAAGAACATCTAAGATACTCAAAATGATTCTGAGATACATCATGATATTATGAAATATTTACCAGATCTTCTAACATGCCCCCCAAGCAAAAGCTTACTAAGCTTTTACCttactacaaaaaaatattctacaaaaacgaaaataacataaatatgaaGTGGTTCCCATAAATCATAGCTTAAAAGGAAACTTCATCATTAATGGGAAGagtagtcactgcatgctagtATGATTCATCAGTGGGAATGGGAAAGATGACTAACACACCATAATCGCAACTGGAAGACCAAACAAAGCCCAATGCACAAAAAACCAGAGATAACCACAGcagaaatctaaaaaaaaaacagcccAAGCCAACTGAAAATAACTCAAATCTCATGATGGTACTACAAAGAACATACCACATCACATCAAACAATGCAGAAGCAGAACACAGCCCAAGGGAGGCAGACAGCCACATCAAGGTGGCAAACAAGGGTGATGGGGCTTGGCCTGACTAGAGATGGTGTGGTAGGACAAATAGTGACGAAGGAGGGCAACTGGACATACTAGAATTGATGGCAAAAACAGTTACATGAAAAGCTGTATCGGCAAGGCAAATCTGACATTTGCAGTTGCAGAAGAGGGGGAAAATGATATTGGTCCTGGATTTTGGTGGCCAGAATTTGTCACATCCAATGGAAAGACAAAGAgaatatgattaaattatttgattagttATTCTTTGATGAGAACCTTCGGGAAAACTACACCACAAAGGTTAACTGTTGTAGTTGAAGAGCCCAAGGTTTTATAAACCCCACATTAGAATCCCATACTTCCAATCTCATGTCCTATACCTAGCAATTGGATcttaactttataaaaaattatctattttatttgacaaacaaaattccaaattttgaaaaactagaTAGTGGAATACTAACAAGACAGGTTAAAGAGGATGATGTCATGTTTAAAATAACAGTTTTAgatagagaaggaagaaaaaagagaatggAGAGTCAACATAATAGGACATTAAACTGATATGGTGTATGATGAAGCAATACACAGCACCAACCACTATTTAAACTTGtacatattattataataaactcctAATCCTAATCAAATAACGAAACGAAACAggaaatataatgaaatatagAAACCACTGCTAAGTGATCATCTAAAATTATTCTAGGATACAATCAAGATATTATGAAATCTTTACCAATGACAACATATAACTTTAGAGGCAAAATATCAATTTCAGTGCATCTACTCAGTTGCACAAACCTCAAGATATTTAAATGTAGTGCTGTCAGCAGGAACAACACCATTCTTTCCACCAGCTTCAACAACCATGTTGCACAATGTCATCCGTTCTTCCATCTATCCAAGAGGAACAAATTaccaaaacaattttatttataatcaaaagaAAGAGTTCCGAGATTGAAGAAAAATTTAGGGCCCGTTTACTTGtgttttcactttttaattacaaaactaccactTTGTTTTCAACTTCTTCCTTGTTTTCAAAGATTTGTACAGGAAACACTGaaaaaaacccttttttttgtttttgttttatctgTTTCCTGTACAAATCTTTAAAAACAGgaaacaaattgaaaacaagatggcaattttgtaattaaaaagtgaaaacaggaaaagaaaataCGGGCACTTGGAGTTacatcataatataaaatattgctGTGCATACTTACAGTTAAACTTTCAACGGTTGTACCAACAAACTCCATCGATTTATATGTTGCCCCAGCCACAGTTATTTCACCAATAATCTGTAAGGTAAACCATTCATTCATGTAAGgatgtaatttttatatttgctgCATGAAAATGAGCAAGCAATCACGGTCACCTAATGCCTATGATATGTCCAACAGAAACAAAAGTTCagaatcaaggaacttacttgcAGAATCAAATCCTTAGAAAGCAAATAATCGGGCATTTCTCCATCCATTACAAATCTCAAAGTTGGGGGCACCTGCATTTGAATAAGATATATtacgaaaaaaaattatatctctaCTAGtaataaatcaaacaaaaaagtaCTTTTCCATCTTTGTTCTTGCcctaaaatatttacaaaaatcttTATTAATTTCTGTTTTTCCTGTTTTGCTCTCATAGTATCTCCAATTCTTTTTGGCTCAAAATAAGCAGATAACTCTTGGAAATACATTGAGCAGCCAATGGAAAATGGCTAACAAGAAAAGCTATAATATGTTCTTTCAAGTATTTGAATATTATAGACTGTTAAAAGAAATACAACAAACTTGGCAGCAAATTTCGTCTGCCAAGCAGATAAGGGTAAAATGATGtgaaaagcaaaaaatattGCATAATAAACCTTAGGGTGGAGTTGATGATTAAGGTAAGAAATATAATGATCATAAAgcatattttctattaaaatctAAGAGGTGTGAGCCTTGCCATTGTTAACCCATCCCTTCCCTCCCCTCCACCTCCTGACACAGGAGCAATTAATAGTACAATTGTGTCAAGACAATGTGTGTTAATGATACAAGTGTTGGGGACGAGTAGGGGCCTAATGCTCTTGTAAGTTGAAACCCTTGTCTATGCATAATATATAGATACAGAGACTAATCAGTAAGATCAGCGACCCCAACAATTAAAGAGAGGTCTCTCTCCTTCTCTCCCTATCTTCTGAGGGTATCAAGTTAGAATGGATCTTGAGCAGAAACTACCTTGAGCAGAAGTTTCCCAGTTCCCAGCACAAAGCCGGCATCAGTATTACCAATCCCTGTAGCAAATTGACCAAATGCTCCAGCAGTACAAGTGTGAGAATCAGTACCTAAGAGAACCTGCAGGTAACAGAGAAATTAGCAAAGGAGGAACCAAACTTCTGTCAAACAAATGAACAATGCTtcactataataaaaaaaaacttgttaaacTAAGCAAACCTCTCCTGGCCTACAATGACCTTCCTGAGCAAGAGCAACATGGCAAACACCCTTATAGTCTGGATTTACCTGTATTTTATAATCTCACAGTCAATGTTCTTGGACATTGTGCATTACAATGCTCTTTAAGAGTTGAAACGAACAAATCaagattgaaaaaaatcaaaagaatgcATACCTTAAAATTACTAAGATCCTTAATATCATAAAAGTACTTGATATTCTGCTCATGGCAGAAATCTCTTAATATGTCTACATTGCGATTGGCACGTTCATCACTTGTGAAAATATAGTGGTCAGGTATTATTACAAGCTTTTCACGGTCCCAAACCTTCAAAAGAACAACACAATCAGGAAATCACAGAACTTAGGTCTCAGCATGTAACGAGATTGACTGCCAAAGCAATCcaagaaaaattacaatcaTTCTAAGAGCCACATATTTCTATCCCCAAAGCCCaagataatttttctgcacAGGTAACTTTCAAGGTATAAGAATCAACCATATAAAGGACATAAACAAATGCACAATTAAACCAGCAAATGTATTTTAAAGTCCATGCTTGCAAAAATCATCATCATTTTATATCCTTTTTTCAGTACTTACAATGCTAGTAGTAGCACCACTCACATgactttaaaattgaaaaaactccCAAGCAAAAAGCACATATGACATAACTTCATTCGATAAACGGAAACTATCACTCAGATTGttcctaaaataaatttcactACTTGACATTCTTCAACGACCCTCATAATTCCAATGGCCATCCAATCCAACCACAAAGCATcagaaaaatatcaaaacacCCCAAAAAAGAGACTCTAAAGTAACACCAGCCAATTAGCAAACTTACCTTGGCATCCTCGCCAAACTCCCTCTTGAAAATCCCAATAGAACCAGGGCCACACACATCATGTGTCATCAAAATATCAACATTGACCCAAACATTATCCCCAGGGGTCAGCTGTGCCTTCTCAGAAGCTCTGGCCAATATCTTCTCAGTCATGGTCATTGCAGTCCTCACCTGAAACACATCAAAACAAGCCACAATcataaacaaaacacaaaaatccaagaatccaagaatccaaaaTGGCACCCctctgaagaaaaagaaaactgaacTGATCCAGTGGTGGAAGGTTGGCGCTGAGGCGCCGCAATAGCACAACGGATTATTTTCCTTGGCACCGCTTTGAAGCATCGCTGAGAAGTGaaagcagagagagagagatccttcagagagagagagaaaggggtgAGTTGGGAGCAAAGTTAACACCTTTGGGCAAAAGGGGTGCAGAAAAAATAAAGCTTTTTGAAGAATGAGATTGATGAAAGGGGCTACCTTGGTGCGGAGGAAGGATGTAAATGatggagagagaagagaggaagccattgaatatgtgatgaacaAAAGAATAGGTGGCGGCTCCGGATCGTCTTCCGCAGGTAGTGTCTGCTGTTATATCTGAAGGTTAAAGTtaaaggacaaaacttagaaACGGTATCATGTATactttttttcttgcttttcttgattctttgtTAGATTAAAGAGATctgattaatttgaaatttgatcaaaattaaataaaatcaaacagaTAATTATTTCTGTTAAATAAATAGTATTCGAAATTCAACGTTAACTTTAAGATAGAACTTATTTGTGTCCGATCTTTTTTTGATCGGTATCATATATACTGTTCTTACTGTTGTCGAATCATGACATAACAGTTGTATTATCAACTAATAATAACAACTTTTATCTAGTATCTATGATACTAATAGAATTATAATTACtgtatgtttttatatttattacgattgattatttttataataatttatggcaTTTATGTATTATCatgataattatgataataACGAATAATAGtggtatttttcttattttttaattctaaaagtatataattattataatataattaaagtaattacaatcaatttatgttttaatttgaattttaaataataaagataataacGAATAATGTATTGATGGttctttctgtttttatttcatgagagttttctctatttatataccaaaaaatcaaaataaaaaatctatcttcatctccaatttttttatttttataccgTGACAGTGAAAAGGGTGTTCACattataaattgatgtttttattattttatcttatttatgaaATTCTTTCTTCAGTGTCTCTAGGACATGTTTTCTTCACATTGATTGAAAATGGTAAACATTgtgtctattttatttcttttaattttttaaattttttgttttcttttattcttttttgtaatatttcaCTTTTTCTATTGCCTTCTCGGGtcattttaaagtttattattttatgaaatcatttattttttattatgtttaataaaattagttgaaaagttACTTTCATATTAAGTTAaatgaaaattagtttttatgaaaaaatgaaaagtggataatgacaaaaaaaaatcttgatttatttaaaaaggataataaaaaatagataaataatatattaaggataaaaatgaaataaaatataaaaaaattaaaagctagaaactaaaatttaaaaaaatattattttaagtagtatttcaaaaaaatgttaaaaactattaaaaaaattatttaccgaacagttaaataagtttttaaattaatataaaaaattaaaagctaacTTAAATGTGTTGTTGAACATGattcttatatttgagacaCTTTTGCCtgcaatgaaaaaaatgtaagctttgaatattataagattttctaatgtttttccttgatAAATTTTGATGgtgacttttttaaaaaaaaaatttagtcgtTCCTTAGTTATCTCGATTGTGATAATATgcaaagaacataaaaaaaatgaaatgaaataattggatttttttttgaaaaaaaataaaataatagatgttACTCTTATTTACTGAgatatatttattacatttatcaAATATTCATGCACATTATTTTACCTAACAGCTtttttcttcaacattcatgTAACATATTGTTAATTGTTGTGACAATTTTGCAAGCAATAATTCACCATAGGTTGCATGACTATGAGCATCTGACAAATAaagtcattataaaaaatatatgtaaaaacatgattaattccattataaaaaataattataaaaccaTGGAAATGGATCAATGTTGCACGAGAATAAATATCAACATTGATGTTAATGGACTTGATTAAGGCATAACGGGTAATACAATCATAGATaagattgataaatattttatcacataatgcatgataattaagatattttgaataaataggAGACTCAAGTTCATATTTAAATGCACATTTGATTTTACATCCAAATCCAGGGTCAAATTTTGACTCAACTTGCACATGGATGGAGGATTATATGGGGTTATAATCCCTTGCGTCAACATCCATTTACTGCAATTGCACTCCTGGGACCTTAGACTGATGGTGAACTTTTCTCCTATCATATTAATATGTTTGACCTCAAATAAATGCTCTCCAGGCCAACTATTTAAATCATAAGTCATTAGTCAGTATTGTGAAGCATAACAATAAATTGATCTAAGgtaaaacaaaaccaaatttaCCTAACAAGCCAATATTTACTTAATTCTGCTTCCTTTTGTAGTTTCTTGTTTATCTTTGACAGTGTGCTTCCTTCAATAGTGGCAGCTTTCTCTCTATTTGTAGTCCACTTGTTCATCAAATATAACCTAATATCTTCCAACATGATATAAATTGGGTTTCCCCTATACTCCAATATCACACTACTGAATGCTTCCGTCATGTTGTTAACAAGTGTGTCACATTTAGGATTCATTGAGAATCTTGACTTACTCCAATGCCTAGGCGGTGCAATATTCATCAGATATTTGGAGGCATCCGCATTGACTTTCCatgaatttttttccttaagttGTTATACATATGTCTAACACAAAATCTTTGATCTACACCTGACAACAACTCTTCTATGGCTTGCAACAATCCCTTggacacaaaacataaaaaagttaaTCACTCCAAAATTATAACcataaaaacacaatttatgCAACAATACCTTTTGTTTAGCAACTACACGAACCATAACCAAGAGTTTGTGTTCTCTCTTTCAACCATTGCATAAGCAATGAGTAGCAAATCGTTGGGATCTCTGCCAATTATTGTTAGAATCTATCCACCAAAGTAACCTTTCAAGAAATATCCATCCAACCCAATTACTGGTCTACACTTTTAAAAACTTTCTTTGGAACCTTTTAGACAAACATAAATCCTCTGAAATTTAGGAAGCAAATCACTAATTGGTTGTAGTTGTTAAGACTCTTGAATTTGACCAGCATCCACCTTCAGTAGAACAGTTGAGCCATCATTTGTTTTCTGCAATTCAGCAGCATAGTCATATAGCCTTGTATATTGATCCGTGCAATCTCCTTCCACTTGTTCCTTAGCACAATTTCATGACCTTAAAACCATATAGAAAATTCTTACTCTTCATCGAAAAACCAAAACCTTTCTTATAACCAtgttattcaaaacaaaaacaagagagaTCGAAGCAAGAGTTTTCTTTGACGAAAGACAAAAACATGATCTTAATTCGCTAATTAACCCAGATTTGAATGAGGAAGTCATAATGTGATTCTTAGAGGTCTTCAAGCAAGACCTTCATTGTCGTATGCGGTTAGGCCGGACAAGTAGAAGATTTTTCATCTAACATCTACAATCTATCTGGTCAGGTGAAGACGAGTAACACAAAGATGCAAAGATGGGTCAAATGATGTGTCTCATTGAAGATGATTTTGATTGACCTGATCGCTCAAACCTTATCCACAACCCGGCGTTGTCGGTCTTCTTCTTCACCTTTGTCAACGCATATTTTCTATGGTGACAGTGAGACAATTGTTGTAGTTATACAAGGCGAGAATTCTAGTTGCATTGGGAGGTTGTGACGGAAACAAATCAGAGGAATGAGATAATGATACTTTTTGATATAGAAGAGATCCTTACCCATTATGATTGAAAATAATTAGTGGgtgaaattattatcattactaAATGATTAGATTGAATgaaaatgatgataataataatatgagagTAAAAGTTATTATTCATGATTCTATAtctatcttttctttatttatttagtaatttttaaaataaaaagtagtggtgatttttatttatcaccatgttaacttaattattttaaaatgaaaaatttagaaaacataaaaaaatcagaatatcaaaacaaaataaatataaaaatataataagcaaaaagtgatattaaaaaactttaaaaatgaaaagttagACATTAACATTTCTATAACTGAAAAGTtgagaaaaaaacaataattcatAAACCCCTTAAATATTAACATAACAAAagcaaaattattataaaaactaaattcaggTCCAATTTTACGACTAGGTTATTGTTCCCCGTTTTCTACCTCGAATCCGTCCTGTGAGTTGCAGCAATCGACAAGGAACCAAGGTACTATTACTATTTCGTGCTTTGAATGTGAGGAGATACAACGTAAAGTAACCTATTTGTTGAATCGAATCGCGGAACCATTACACCCCTCCCCGTTTTTCTATTCACAAGGTACATTGTCTGTCACATGCTCCTCAACCCTACGTTCTTTTGTTTCAGTGCTTGTTTTGAACTCaatagtttttcttcttcttctcattagGGTTTTGATAGATGGCGGTAGATAATCCCGAGGATGGATTAAAGAAGCTGGAATACTTGTCGCTGGTGTCGAAGGTGTGCACCGAGTTGGAGTCCCACACCGGCACCGGCGACAAGGTTCTTGCCGAGTTCATCACTGAGTTGGGTCGATCATCGGAAAATGTTGAGGAATTCGACGCGAAATTGAAGGAGAATGGCGCGGAGATGCCGGATTACTTTGTCCGAACGCTCCTCACCATTATCCACGCCATTCTCCCTCCCAAGTCGAAGGATTCGAAGAAGGAGAAAGACAGTGTCAGTGGCAAGACCACCAAGTTCAAGGCTCTGGCTATCGCGGACAACAGGGACCGCGCCAAGGAGCTTCAGAAGGAG
The genomic region above belongs to Glycine max cultivar Williams 82 chromosome 14, Glycine_max_v4.0, whole genome shotgun sequence and contains:
- the LOC100787098 gene encoding 3-isopropylmalate dehydratase large subunit, chloroplastic isoform X2, which gives rise to MASSLLSPSFTSFLRTKDLSLSAFTSQRCFKAVPRKIIRCAIAAPQRQPSTTGSVRTAMTMTEKILARASEKAQLTPGDNVWVNVDILMTHDVCGPGSIGIFKREFGEDAKVWDREKLVIIPDHYIFTSDERANRNVDILRDFCHEQNIKYFYDIKDLSNFKVNPDYKGVCHVALAQEGHCRPGEVLLGTDSHTCTAGAFGQFATGIGNTDAGFVLGTGKLLLKVPPTLRFVMDGEMPDYLLSKDLILQIIGEITVAGATYKSMEFVGTTVESLTMEERMTLCNMVVEAGGKNGVVPADSTTFKYLEGKTSLPYEPVYSDDQARFLAEYRFDVSKLEPVVAKPHSPDNRALARECKDVKIDRVYIGSCTGGKTEDFMAAAKVFLASGKQVKVPTFLVPATQKVWMDLYSLPVPGSGGKTCSQIFEEVGCDTPASPSCGACLGGPKDTYARMNEPKVCVSTTNRNFPGRMGHKEGQIYLASPYTAAASALTGYVTDPREFL
- the LOC100787098 gene encoding 3-isopropylmalate dehydratase large subunit, chloroplastic isoform X1, whose protein sequence is MLQSGAKENNPLCYCGASAPTFHHWISSVFFFFRGVPFWILGFLDFCVLFMIVACFDVFQVRTAMTMTEKILARASEKAQLTPGDNVWVNVDILMTHDVCGPGSIGIFKREFGEDAKVWDREKLVIIPDHYIFTSDERANRNVDILRDFCHEQNIKYFYDIKDLSNFKVNPDYKGVCHVALAQEGHCRPGEVLLGTDSHTCTAGAFGQFATGIGNTDAGFVLGTGKLLLKVPPTLRFVMDGEMPDYLLSKDLILQIIGEITVAGATYKSMEFVGTTVESLTMEERMTLCNMVVEAGGKNGVVPADSTTFKYLEGKTSLPYEPVYSDDQARFLAEYRFDVSKLEPVVAKPHSPDNRALARECKDVKIDRVYIGSCTGGKTEDFMAAAKVFLASGKQVKVPTFLVPATQKVWMDLYSLPVPGSGGKTCSQIFEEVGCDTPASPSCGACLGGPKDTYARMNEPKVCVSTTNRNFPGRMGHKEGQIYLASPYTAAASALTGYVTDPREFL